ttcttttaaattcttcaACATATgttatgcatttttttttcaagtaaattacaaaatgtgtaaaaaaagatgaagcaAATGGTGATAAGAAATactgtataaaaagaaaaattactatcattaattcttttaaatttattatcttaaatattattaatattcaattcTTACGTGTAGATCTTGTAGTATCTTTGCAATTAATACACAATTCATTCGTCCAATAGACAATTTAAATGTTCCATGTGACATAACATCATCTTGATTTGTATCAATATCAGAACACACATACAATTTTGGAGTGTGTCtcacatattttatatccaaAACTTTATCTTCATCAGTTGTTAATATCTTTaaacaagatatatatcataatctatataaaataaaaaagtccaatagtataaaaatgcatataaaaataattacttttgtaTAGAGTGTTTCTTCATTCAAATCTTCCACAAGTAAATTTCTTAAATGGATGCGGAGGACCATTCTTTCATTAGCAATGTAGATACAATCATTTTCTATAcctaatatttctattttcattaaatctgCATCCTTGTCACATAATCGAATGGTTAATGTACTAATTCTTGCAGAATAATTGAGCTTAATTGCACCTGTaacaaaacaatattattatataattgaaataatttatataggtcattTGTCATTGTATAATTAGttacatttgtaaatattttatgtttttaattttatttaaaaatataatatcgtacattttttaaattaaaaatattatatatttttaattttacctgGTGGGATGGGTGGATCATGatcattctctttccattcaataatttctaaacAAAGTTTCTTAATAAACTCAAATAAGAGAGTTCCACAcaatattctaaaataaacgtacattttaaattaaaaatgtatatttaaataaatagaattagaAAAGGTAATATACATACCGATCAATAGAGCCCCAAAAATTTTTTGCTTTCAGCAATGCAGGTCTATGAAGAATAATATTCATGTTCACAAGATTTATAAGCAATgatctttcaatatttttaaagaatgcTTTAAAATCTGGACAGTCTGATCTAACCTAgagataaacaaatttttaaaaatgacattcaatgtacaaaaataaattgaaaatattcaagataCCTTGCGGTATGATAGAACAAAAACTTCGTGAAATTCGCCTGTTGATATAAATTCCAAATATGACCCAGTAATATCTGCATTTGTTTTATCAAGCAGAAGTATAGAACCAATACCAAATTGGATGGCAAATCCATATTCCATTATGCCACTTTCAATATACACTGTATGTAATCTTAAATTTAAGTATGGTTCTTCTCTAGTTTCATTCATAAATCCCACATGAAGAGAAAGCtaaattttaagaataatatattattgtaaatataataaatataattaaaaaatgaaaagtgtaTGTAGCAATACTAACCTCTCCAATAGCAAATCTTACAAGGAAGTTCATATGATTATATGGAGACACATTGTCATCAAAaccatataaatttatagtttTAGATAATAATTCCAAATCTTCTTCACTAACTTCAGAAGATACAACACTTCTGTTAAATTGATATTacgtttatgaaaatatatataatacatacttaatgtaattaataaaaacatgttGTTGTATTACCTATCAAGCCTTGgtacattattaattaaaagttctTGCATAAcacgatcaaattttttttgagCTTTAGTTACAGTTGGTAGACATATACTGTGCTGTATTCGTTTGAGttcttttaatgataaaacaagcatattattttttatttcaggatTGATTTGTTTCATAAATGCTTGATATTCCTTTGTGTAATTCCAgcaaaatatagataaagtatttaaaaaatatatgatcaaTTGTATTTTACTTTCTGATACATTAAATTTCAAACGTGGTACAGATACATTAAGTTTCACTCTGAAAGTatgattgattaaaatatgtcaatagctaatagattaataatatcaatagcTAACTTATTAAGGATTACCTTGGTAATTGACGATATTCAGGCTTAATACTATATGAAATAGTAGCATTTGCTTGCGTTTTTGATATAAAGTGGTATTCTGAATCTTTTTGCTTTCTAGCAGACCGCCAGTCATCTCCTGAATaaacatgaaataaaaaaagaaggagaggaactTTTCAAAAAGGACTATTCCTTTTACAAACCTGAATGACAACAAAGAATTTGCCCTCCattaaatgtaatatgaaGTCTGTCATAAAGTAATTCTTCTAATTCCATAAGTGTAGCATCTTCTAATTGCAAATTGATTGCTTGTAATTCATTGACCAATGATATATTCCCAAAATCCAAAATCATTAAATACCCTTCTCTGTAATATATAGtgttattaattacaatagtaatagaaaattgcaatagaaaatatactatattaaattCACCTTTGTATAGATCCATGTTCTGGAAATACAATATAGGGCCCAtctatatcgatttttaaagttATTCTAAACGTTTGTGATGTAATACTATCTATGAAATTCAGAAATTTCATAACACCACTATTGCATAATTTATATGACCAAGTAAGAGTATCTTTAATATAAGGATTGcccaatttgaaaaaattaataatttccatCATAGCatactaaaaaataatgtagatAATAGCATTATCATATGAtactaaatttattatattgattagaaatgttatattattacatgatgataaataatttcaatagttTCTAGTTTTACTGAAAGATCGAAACTAGGATCCacatcttttccatttttttcaaagtctAAAGCCAAAAAATTAGTTGATACATTCCCTGTAAATAAACAACTTTAATCtagttaatataaaatatcattaaatttaaatcattttaatatgtagatatatatattacccGTTAAAACATTATCAACAATGATCAAAGGAACTAGATCACCTTCCTGTGAAACTCCTTCAACTACACAACTTTCTGCTCTAGCAGAAATTTTAAATGCTGATAATTTTGGTGCTGTCTCCATACTTGTTAGAAATTGTGTAACAGTAGCTACAAGTACTTCCTTATTTTTGCTTAGTAAgctcaaagaaaaatttgccaaagtaaaattgtatttgtaatctgaaatatacataatacttTTCAGatggaattttttattaaatatagaaaataaatgtagtGTTATGAATCAAATGAATTGTTATGcattttaaatcaaaataattcattaaaaaagaagtttataATACGAACATGTTAAGTGTTCCAGCAAGTAAAgtagaatatattatcattgatCATACCAATTGGTCTTGACAATTTCTCCAACTTTATTTTTGCACTTGGACTATTATCAAGTAAATTGTAGAACATCCTCCTCTTATCCTGATCAATAGGTTGTGCATTATCTTGTGACTTATTCTCATTCGGAAAtacaacttctttttctttcattgcaCCTGCTTTTAATGATTCATGGGATTgcttaatctttttatttcgtaattctTGTCTAGCATGTTCTCGTGCTATCACTATATTCACTATTGTTAAATTATCTTCGAATTTTTGCATATCCAGTTTCAATTCTGTATCATTTggttgtaataaaatttgagTATAcatctctttatattttttataattttttctatgcttttctatatttttccaaatataTGGTCTAATGTATTGATCTAGGACAGAATAATATGCATATTTCCACCATGATGAAGGGCTCTCTTGAATTTTCTTCTGAGGTCTATATTTTCGATGAGGTCTACAATGTTaagcgaataaaatatatgtataagatatTCTGGAAGGAAATACTATCAAAtatctgtaaatatataccTGTTAATAATTGCTCTTTGTAAAGAATCATATAGATGGCAAAATGTAATATACTGCATTTCTGAAATTTGCATTGCTACATCTTGAAGaacaatatcaattaaaattcgtGAAGTTTGCACATCACTGCCCTTAtgtataattacttttatttttgctgTGAATGGCTTTAATActataaatggaaaaaatatataaatatctaatttatatgatatttccttaattttagtttttatatacatacaaaactgaaattctttatttctcatgCCAAATGTTTGGAGTGATTTGAGCATTGTCCCTTTCCATGCAAGAAAACTGGCAAGATCCCATTTAGATGGACAACTTTGTAGAGAAGACTCTGTATCATGATCCATGTATATACTAAGAGACTCAGCCCGTACCAGTTGATAAAGGGTTTGTGAATTAGTTGAATAAATTCCTGGTTTCCATTTACTAgagtattaaataatttgatagTTTCAAAAgtatatcatattaatttgTTCACTTATGAAATCAAACATATTAATAAGCTTACTTGTTTGTTGTTGTCATAGATATACTTTGTATACAAATACCACAAGCAGATAAAGAATTGcagaaaagtttttcttcatatctaatatgtatattatttattgtaatctGAAAATTCCTCATAATAGATGTCACTATGCCATCAAAAAAATTGAGGGGCAatcctaaaaaaatataatagaataattttttaactacATAGATAAAACTTGCACTTGACATTAATTCAAATTATAGaagacttttatttatatagcttatcaatataaaaaatactttaatattttaattaccaGCAGTAAATGCTTCATCTCCCTCAAGATCTtccaatattttccttttttcagcTCTTAATAATCTCTTTTGCAATTCCACATTATATTGGCCATATAATATAGGAACAGctactataaatatatccttaaacaaaataaaatgttagatTTCTATCAATATGTTCAAActgtaaatttaaaaataaaaaaaaaattttatgactatttttatatcgttacctctatatatataacgacTGGCTGTGAAAGTAATCCAGTCCATGgtatctttaaaattatttttcctattAGACCAGCCTCTACACGTATGGGTAATCCAAGTTGATACTGAAGAtatggaaaatgaaatatatgcatataaattttcataattgttcttaattatgatatatgaaataaatgataaacgattataaataaataaataaataaataaataagaaacgtcgtctataagatataaaagtatTGATGCGAATAAAACGTTAcacaaaaattgattattttaccAAAGCTTCTGGTTTTAATTTAAGATCTGTGAGACATGTGTCACCGGAAAAAATACCAATATTAAATCGTTCTGTGTCTAAATCTTCAACATATCTGCCCAAAAGACGATTTAAAAACGCTGCTATAGCTCCTTCaaacattattgttattattaatgacaAAATTATATCTCTTATTTCACTTAACCAACCACCTTACAATATTCATTATAACCTCGAGATAAGTTGCAACTAGTATAATGCAATTCGGTCAGGCGCAGAAATGACACGtctttattgattttttctctctgcagcatcttattattttcgcgTTTATTATGCAGTTTTATCGGTTCATacgaatatcaaaaatattttttcgacgaaatttaaatatcaaaatcgacttatatataacaaatattatagtataaatgTATAGAATATTTAGTTTGGCGCtcaaaaattgaatttaaaattattgatgCAACGTACTTCCTGTTACACTGTTTTAAGAATGATATACCATCTTGTAGTATATTTTGATACTATTGATATGGATCTGTCGGTAAAGCAGTTGTATATCAACGtcggaaatgaaaaaagattcatAGGACATATATGATAAGTCggtaacaaaaatattatacttttgataaaatcgcaagtttaaattataaatctataaaaagcACAATACTCATAAAAAAAGcacaataattatacaaaaaaacaaattcaagatcaaatcattaaaaataaaacatataagagaaaacacattttattttattaataagtagaaaaaaatgtacgcATTCGTACACTGAACATAACATTTATTAGTAAGATAATTCTTAGGACAGTTTTAAAGATCATAATCGTTGTTATTTACAAAGATAATGAAGCGCTTATTggtcttttattaataacaattattatttatagatacatCAATTTTACAAACcagtttataacaaataaatgttgtcacttaatattacattataacataagaaaaaaaaagtattcaaaCCATTATGATACATTACAAATTATGCTTCTACATACGCGAGAAAAAATTCTAGTATACATTTATGCATACTACATAAGCGTTATTCAAAATCCACGTATGTACTTCTTACATCATTTAGATCATACTTGATATGGCtaaatagtttttctttttctctttaaagaaatacgaaattCGAGATAGATATCTTATAATCACATATGCGATAACCGTTCAATTAGATGGCACAATGGcgttttatcatattttacaaATCATTTCAGCATGACAGTAAACGATTCAAACTAAAACGCGTTGTTTGGTCTCTCCAGTATTTGGATCCACTATgactttctctttaaaattattaacatgCGACGTGACATTGAACGAGCTGGAATTTCCGTCTGTTTGAGGAAAGAATCTTCCATCGGCGTACTCTTTAAAAAGTAATTCTGTGTTTTTGCTTTGCTCTTCTTTCCCATTAACAGCCACCTTTCTCATTGTCAGCGTGAGCAATTCTATAATGAGATAAGATTCGGGCTTATATAACCGTGTGAAATGCAGTCTGATGTGTTCACCCACATTTTCGTCTCTTCGAGGAATATAATCGCAATGTGGACAAGATGGTGTCATTCGTTCGATTCCGTGACGTCTTTTATGAGCATCCATCGCTTCCTTGTCGCTCGTCGAAAAGGGGCAATTTTGACAACGAATCGCCTCAGTGTCATTTTCGTTCGATGGTAATAGCATTCCTTTTTTCTGCATCAAAATCAAAGTTTGCTTGTCTTGATTGGAGACCTGCATGGAGTTCGTTGTCGTTGAAACCGATGTTACACCACCGCTGCCAGCTATTGTGTTTATGGTCGACACGGAAATCGTCGTAACAGGTGCTACTGTCGTACTTGATCCAATTGTTTTACCAGAACGACAACTTGATGTTGTATCGATGATACCATCGCTGTCAACCGATATAGTGTCATCTTCTAGTCGTCGTCGAGAAGCTTGTGCCTCCGCATTAGCTTGATGCTTTTTCAAATGTTGAATATAATTTGCATAATATTTAACAGAATAATCACAGGTGTCGCATCGATATCGCTGCTTGGCACCATGCAACGTCAAATGTACTCTGTACTGTTCGCGTTTCTCGAACGCCGAAGGACACTTATGACATTTGTAACGTTTTTCCTTCAATCGACCATTACGTAGATAACCTGGATAAACGAAATTTGGATTACCACGCATGTATGCGCCGAATTGTGGATCAGGTGCAGATGCCGAAGAAGAATTCGGTGATGTGGTATCGCTCGTTTCGTTATGTCTTCGATGTACCACttgatgttttattaaattttgagCTGTTTTTGAAGAATAATCGCATTCCGAACATTTGAAGCGATTGTTCGATCCGTGTAGAGTCATATGATATTCTAGAGCGTCCAATTTGAAATATCGTGCTGGACACTTAGCACAGGTGAACACTTGATTGCTAGTTCGTTGACTAGACGACGCTGTGAAAGAAGTGTTTAAGGCGTACGGTGTACTTTCTGTCACTTCCACGACAATCCATGCTACGTTAGCCGACGAGTCGCTGAATTCTTGATTGTTAGCCTCCACGCATGCCGTTGCAGGTGGTGGATATCTTTGCGAGTGCCCATACAAAgttaatagatattttgttCGTTCTTGATATTCAGTAGAATGTGCTTTCTGATGAGCAAGAAGATGAGCCGGCTGGCGCGCAGCATACGAACACCACTGACACATATACGCTAATTCGGTCGAGTGATAACGTAAATGTATTCTCAATTCTTTTTCGCAAAGAAATCGAGCTGGACATTTACCGCAACAATGTACTAATCGTAAGTCACGCAGATCCGGTTCAGCTCCCAAAACTGGCTGATGCGTCAGTCCAAGTAACATCGCCAAATCATTCAGCTGTTGCGAATCGGATCGCGTTTGATCGACTAAGCAATGAACGGTACCTAAAGAACCTGAATGCATATCCGCATGAGCGGTCATCACTTCTCTACGTGTACAAGTAAAACTACAATCCTCACAGGCAATCAGTGGCTCTTGACTTGGATAATCAACGTGCATCATCTCGTGATCGCGAACCTCAGCACGACGAGAAGTCACGTAAGGACAATGTCGACATTTCAGCATTTTTGTTAAGGTACCGTCTGGTCGCGATACCCACACTAATGGTGCGTCGGGCAATGCACGAGTATCCAAAAGAAGAGGAGGCGGTGCATTCGAACTTTTCGTTGGTACGCTCGATAGGGACGTTACGTTATTCTTGGATGTAGTCGGAATATTCTTTTCCgaagaagtttctttttttgaactATTATCACCTACGATATTAGAATATCTTAATGAGTTTGAGAgctcaaatttatttattatagaaatgcaataaaatgataaaataggTCTCACTGTCTTCAGAATTTATTGCCTGTAACTTGGACTTTACAACAGGCATGCGAAAATCCATACTTTGCTGATGTACAACAGCTAATTCTTCTCCGTGAAGTCTTGCATGCTCCAATAACTCactaattacaaaaaattacaaaagattacaaatgaaatgaaaaatttcgaacTCAAATTTACAATATGTACCATTAAATTTATGGTAGACTTTACTTACGCTTTTGTATTAACGTAATATGGACAGagataacatttaaatattgcgTTACTATTTGGACGATGATGCATCCGATGCATTGTTAAAGATGCTGTGTCTGATGCAGAGAATGGACAATCTCCACAACCATATGCATTCTATTGataagaaacatttaaaataaataagtttcattatatatagtCTGAAAAACTAttccttatttatatataaatcatgcTTACCCTCTCTTCATTGGCATTTTGATCTACAACTTCGTAATGAGACTTTACATGTAACAAAACTGTATCTTTATTAGAATCTTTATAGTTACATCTTTTACATTTCCATAATGTCCGTTTATTATCATCAACAGTTATAGTTGTGGTAGTTGTTGATGCTGCTATTGTGGAGGTAGAAATGGAGATATTTGAACTTTGTACATTTACAGGATTACTTTTAAGCAACGATTGTCCACGGTTTTTAACTGCAGCTTTTAATGGAGGTGGATGTCTTAAAGATATAATGTTTTCATTgtgattttcttcgtttgttaTTAAGAGAGGATCAACAGCAGAAGCGAGTTCAGCAGTCTGTGAGTATTCTTTATTACtcataattaacaatttggtTGGTGGTTCACTAAAATTAACTTCTTCTatacttctttcttccatATTTTGATCATCCCATACTTGTTGTTCAAcctgaatataaaaattaaatactttataagttcatttcatttatctcttaatttgtatagtataattaacatataaatataaaatctgcAGTACTgattatatttgcatatatatttaaaaataatataaatgtaaaatatatatatatatatatttcgtgttaatatttgattatatttacaCTGTTTTTGATATAGCGGATTTATAAAGTATTCAGTCTCGTGTATctgcacatatatgtatatttgtaaatcATTTGTGccacttattttattatataaaggcATGATTAATAATTCTGTATATGAAACAATAACTTTTACCTGTGCAAggtatttgttatattttgaataatttcgtCGACCTGTTTCATCAGTCATAAGTACTCTAGCAGTCAAATGCACCGGATCTTTTGCTGCTTTAAGCTTAATATGCTTTGTAATATCCCATCTCCAATTTGAACGATATGCGCAGAGAGAACACTCGAACGGTTTCCTATTTAAATGACCAACTATGTGCACATGAAAACGACTTGCAGTGGATGCCCAAAATGGGCAATGAGGACACTTGAATACTCGTCGTCCATTTGGATGTGTAGAAGTTCCTTCAACCTAACAGAAGATATTGCACTTCTTGACTATAGTAAAGAATGTTGTTGTTTATTAAACACAGATGAAAAGAAGCAGATAAagccgtttcttttttctttttttattaagagcATACACATAGCACATATGAACATTGATATTTCATGaagatgaaattatatttgaatctAATGAAGTATTCAgcctctatcttttttattaacaaaaaaatccAATAATGTATCAAAATACatgtaataaatttgtcaAATCGGCATACCCTCTCCAGTGTACCTCTGTCTTTGGTAAATTGACTTTTCTACGACTAGATGCAGGGATTTAAAGCATATTAGCTTTTAATCAGCAGCAGcatgttttatataacatatatatatatatatatatatatatatatatatatatatacatatacatacatatatacagacatatatatacacaagtgttttattaaaaataaaagcttgTAATATGGTTCTACTGATATTAAAGCTTTTATACTTGACCTTGAAACTGTCTTATTAAAGATAATGTAAATGATGTGAGCAGATTTTATGAGTTTCATGTAAAAGTTCGTTTGTGAAATTACATCTACGCCATACCGAAGATCCAGAAGAATTGTGCCCTCCAAGACTGGTGTCCCATTCCAAATGAGAAGGATATGTATATTCACTACTGTATGCAGCCATGCGAAGTTCCGAGCACTCAGTAACCTTCTCAAAACTACTATCAACTGATGACTCTCTGCTTGTTTGCTGACAACACTGCATGTGTACTTCAAGATCGGTCGTACTCTTGCAACGTCTTCTGCACTTAGGACAACGTGACATGCCCACAGATACACTGAGAGCAGTGTGGTGTGTTTGTTTGTGACAAGCCAGTTCTTCCATGCTACTAGCTTTAAACGTACACCAACATTTCAGATCGTTCATGTTACTTACAGCTACCTCTGGTATCCCATTGTTCATGGCTGCTGAtgttgataatttttctttaagtttATCAAAAAAGGaggcattttttctttcgaatgcaTTTACTGCATTATTGATATCCTTCTTTGAGCTTATCTAtacaaaacaaataacaaaactctatagtaatatattttaaatctattaaCACAAATAAGTATTTAGTAaagaacaattaatttaaataaccaACCTCTTTATTCCCATATAATTTAGCCATTTCTGTATCCCTTGCAATTTGGGCCAATTCAGGTCTTACTCTAACACGTGGTACTTTTAACAATGTTGTTGATGTACTACTATTTAAAGTAGTATTTGACTTAATGTTAATTGGATTTAATGGAATTAACATAGGCAATGGTTTTCTGGATTTGTTTAAGGCAGCTGGTGCATGACACTCTGCCAAGTGACGTTGCATTTCAGAATCCCAAGCTGTTATAAATTGACAAGCTTTCTCTTCACATTTTAAAGCTATACAATCTGCACCTGCAAGTATACTTTTCTTATCGTCAATTGATTGATCAGAATTAAAAGATTCTTCAAGACTAATTGATGTAGTATTTCCTGTTGTACCAATAGGTTCCCGAAAATCACTTGCACCAACCtacagaaaataattattgtatttaaaaatagttaaaattaaaaataaaaaaaacaatttgatTCATATAATTCTTACCTGATTATAACGTTTTGGACTATTACGTGGTTTACGCTCAAACggcatattatttttacgatttggTTGACCTACTGGAGGCTCATGATGATTTGTTTCATGCACAGTTAAACTTTGTCGAATATCAGCAGTAAAATTACATGCTCTACATTGAAAAGCCCCTCCACCACCATGATTACGTGTATGTCGATCCAAATTCCACtaaaatgtacatatttactttatgaatatttttaatgctGAGTTTGgtaaatatcataataaacAAACCTTATATGGTGTTCTAAAATCACAGGCATCGCACTTGATCATTGGCATGGAGTGATATTTGACATGCTTTGTATAACGTGCTCGTACATGTGTAACATAAGAGCACTTAGCACAACGaaagaatcttctttttaaatgatgTACTCGTTGATGAGTTTCCAGATCACGTGAAGATAGTGCATCATAAGGGCACATAGGACATTGATTTTCACTTGTATCATGAACGCTTTTGGTCTTTAAAGTTTCATAAAAcaaggatattaaaaatattaaatgtataaaactTCATGTCAATAAGCAAGTATGGGCGTGtcaatgtaaaatttatcaatatataaattataataaaaataaaaaatttactataataaacaatagaaTTTAAACCAAAAATGTAAATACTTAGGACAAAGCATTAAAGATTTGTATGTCTACAAATCTTTATTGATTAAATTGATATGTACTTACCGTTTGTTggctttcctttttcatttgttccaaataaatattaatattagacTGATCCTTTAGAGATTCTTCGCTGATGTctttcatattaaataattcctCCGTAAAAAAAGATTGGTCACTTTGATTTTCTGTCTGATCATCAATATTGTAAGATTCCACaatatccttttcttcttcatgtTGATCaacattatcattttttgcttcagtttctatttcattctcttcaaAATCGTTCATCATTTTTTGTGTTACATCCGTTTTGCCTTGCTGCTGTAGTCGAGGTCGAAGTGCCCGCAAACGAGGCGGTCTTCCTGacatc
This genomic interval from Vespula pensylvanica isolate Volc-1 chromosome 8, ASM1446617v1, whole genome shotgun sequence contains the following:
- the LOC122630975 gene encoding uncharacterized protein LOC122630975 isoform X1; the protein is MKTISRQAVLNSADTSSSLHRSTSVYIGRPVEQIDRLSSADIIACRIRAVDRHIVVAGTVTLLEENLLETTEAPKDRIQHRSVHENKRIFFKMSGRPPRLRALRPRLQQQGKTDVTQKMMNDFEENEIETEAKNDNVDQHEEEKDIVESYNIDDQTENQSDQSFFTEELFNMKDISEESLKDQSNINIYLEQMKKESQQTTKSVHDTSENQCPMCPYDALSSRDLETHQRVHHLKRRFFRCAKCSYVTHVRARYTKHVKYHSMPMIKCDACDFRTPYKWNLDRHTRNHGGGGAFQCRACNFTADIRQSLTVHETNHHEPPVGQPNRKNNMPFERKPRNSPKRYNQVGASDFREPIGTTGNTTSISLEESFNSDQSIDDKKSILAGADCIALKCEEKACQFITAWDSEMQRHLAECHAPAALNKSRKPLPMLIPLNPINIKSNTTLNSSTSTTLLKVPRVRVRPELAQIARDTEMAKLYGNKEISSKKDINNAVNAFERKNASFFDKLKEKLSTSAAMNNGIPEVAVSNMNDLKCWCTFKASSMEELACHKQTHHTALSVSVGMSRCPKCRRRCKSTTDLEVHMQCCQQTSRESSVDSSFEKVTECSELRMAAYSSEYTYPSHLEWDTSLGGHNSSGSSVEGTSTHPNGRRVFKCPHCPFWASTASRFHVHIVGHLNRKPFECSLCAYRSNWRWDITKHIKLKAAKDPVHLTARVLMTDETGRRNYSKYNKYLAQVEQQVWDDQNMEERSIEEVNFSEPPTKLLIMSNKEYSQTAELASAVDPLLITNEENHNENIISLRHPPPLKAAVKNRGQSLLKSNPVNVQSSNISISTSTIAASTTTTTITVDDNKRTLWKCKRCNYKDSNKDTVLLHVKSHYEVVDQNANEERNAYGCGDCPFSASDTASLTMHRMHHRPNSNAIFKCYLCPYYVNTKAELLEHARLHGEELAVVHQQSMDFRMPVVKSKLQAINSEDSDNSSKKETSSEKNIPTTSKNNVTSLSSVPTKSSNAPPPLLLDTRALPDAPLVWVSRPDGTLTKMLKCRHCPYVTSRRAEVRDHEMMHVDYPSQEPLIACEDCSFTCTRREVMTAHADMHSGSLGTVHCLVDQTRSDSQQLNDLAMLLGLTHQPVLGAEPDLRDLRLVHCCGKCPARFLCEKELRIHLRYHSTELAYMCQWCSYAARQPAHLLAHQKAHSTEYQERTKYLLTLYGHSQRYPPPATACVEANNQEFSDSSANVAWIVVEVTESTPYALNTSFTASSSQRTSNQVFTCAKCPARYFKLDALEYHMTLHGSNNRFKCSECDYSSKTAQNLIKHQVVHRRHNETSDTTSPNSSSASAPDPQFGAYMRGNPNFVYPGYLRNGRLKEKRYKCHKCPSAFEKREQYRVHLTLHGAKQRYRCDTCDYSVKYYANYIQHLKKHQANAEAQASRRRLEDDTISVDSDGIIDTTSSCRSGKTIGSSTTVAPVTTISVSTINTIAGSGGVTSVSTTTNSMQVSNQDKQTLILMQKKGMLLPSNENDTEAIRCQNCPFSTSDKEAMDAHKRRHGIERMTPSCPHCDYIPRRDENVGEHIRLHFTRLYKPESYLIIELLTLTMRKVAVNGKEEQSKNTELLFKEYADGRFFPQTDGNSSSFNVTSHVNNFKEKVIVDPNTGETKQRVLV